CCGGTGACGCGCCGGGATCCAAGTACGACAAGGCGATTGAGCTGGGTGTGCCGGTCCTCGACGAGGACGGATTCGTCAAACTGCTGACCGACGGGCCGGAACCGACGGACGAGTCCTAGCGATACCCCTGCCGCATGTCCTCGACGATGCGCGGGTTCTCCAACGTCGAGGGCGCCAGCACCTGCAGTGCGTTGTCCGGCGGGAACACCGTCGCCGCGCGCAACACCTCCGGTGTCATGAAGCGCAACGACGGCGCGTCGGCGGGCAGCGCGGGCTCCGGTGCCGATGCGCCGTGACGCGCCAACGCGAAACCCCAGTCGCCGAATGTCGGGACATGCACGTGGTAGGGCGTCACCGCAAAACCCGCCGCACCGAGGGTGGACACCGTCCGCCAGAAGGCGTTCGGCGTCGAGAAGGGGCTGCCCGACTGCACCACCACCAGCGCATCGGGGGCGAGCACCCTGGTGAGCATCGCGTAGAACTCGACCGAATAGAGCCGGCCCAGGACCGGATTGTCGGGATCGGGCAGATCGATGATGACCGAGTCGAAGCCGCCCGCCGGGCGTACGGTGGGTTCGCGTAGCCAGGTCATCGCGTCGTCGATGATGACCCGCACACGCGGATCGTCCAGCGCGCCGCCGTTCGTATCGCGCAGGGGGCCGCGGGCCAGCGCGATGACCGCCGGGTCCAGCTCCACCTGCACGATGGTTTCGATCCGCGGCATCCGCAGCAGTTCGCGAGCGGCAAGGCCGTCGCCGCCGCCGAGGATCAGCACCGAGCCGGCCTCCTCACCGACGGCGGGATACACCAGGCTCTCGGTGTAGCGATACTCGTCGCGGGTCGAGAATTGCAGTCCGCCATCGAGATACAGCCGGGTGTCGGTCCCGCGGCGGGTGACGACGATCTCCTGATATGCCGACTGCTGATAGGCGATGATCGGGTCGGCGTAGAGCCGCTGCCGGGTGGTGGTCTGGATACCGTCTGAGGAGATGATCAGGGCGGTCAAGGTGACCGCTGCGGCGGTCAGCACGGCCAGCGCCGCACCGAGCTGGCGCCGGCCGATGATGCCGCGCAGCAGGAACACCGAGACCACCGCCGCGGCAGCCAGATTGATCATCCCGGTGACTGCGGCGCCACGGATCATCCCGAGGTGCGGTAGCACCAGGAAGGGCCAGGCGAGTCCGCCGATCAGCGCGCCCAGATAATCCGCGGCGTTCAGGTTGGCCAGCACCCGACCGGCGTCGGCGGCGGCCGCGGTTCGGCCGCGCTGCAACAACGTCATCAACAGCGGGACCTCGGCGCCCACCAGGGTGCCGATCAGTGCCGTTCCCAGCACCAGGATCCACAACCCGTCGCCGATGAAGGAGAACGCCACATACATTGCTGCAGAAGATAATCCGCCGATGAGGCCGAGCAGGGTCTCCACCGCGATGAAGGTGATGGCGGCGTGGCCGAGGAACGGTTTGACCGCCAGTGCGCCGGCGCCGAGGGCGGCCACGAATCCCGCCACGATCAGCGAGGTGGCGACGATACCGCCGCCGTGCAGGCTGGTGGACAGCGTCAGCAGGGC
This DNA window, taken from Mycolicibacterium neoaurum, encodes the following:
- a CDS encoding polyamine aminopropyltransferase; this encodes MTSTRWRALLLAAVAACAACGLIYELALLTLSTSLHGGGIVATSLIVAGFVAALGAGALAVKPFLGHAAITFIAVETLLGLIGGLSSAAMYVAFSFIGDGLWILVLGTALIGTLVGAEVPLLMTLLQRGRTAAAADAGRVLANLNAADYLGALIGGLAWPFLVLPHLGMIRGAAVTGMINLAAAAVVSVFLLRGIIGRRQLGAALAVLTAAAVTLTALIISSDGIQTTTRQRLYADPIIAYQQSAYQEIVVTRRGTDTRLYLDGGLQFSTRDEYRYTESLVYPAVGEEAGSVLILGGGDGLAARELLRMPRIETIVQVELDPAVIALARGPLRDTNGGALDDPRVRVIIDDAMTWLREPTVRPAGGFDSVIIDLPDPDNPVLGRLYSVEFYAMLTRVLAPDALVVVQSGSPFSTPNAFWRTVSTLGAAGFAVTPYHVHVPTFGDWGFALARHGASAPEPALPADAPSLRFMTPEVLRAATVFPPDNALQVLAPSTLENPRIVEDMRQGYR